The following coding sequences lie in one Ctenopharyngodon idella isolate HZGC_01 chromosome 11, HZGC01, whole genome shotgun sequence genomic window:
- the rpgrb gene encoding retinitis pigmentosa GTPase regulator b isoform X1 — MAGETEDEIPESGAVFTFGKSKFADNAPSKFWLKNDVPLRISCGDEHTALVTENGKLFMFGSNNWGQLGLGTKTTVNKPTCVKALKSESVKLAACGRTHTLVYTSRGNLYASGGNNEGQLGLGDCDDRVSFHLVDFFSKHGPIKMLAAGSNTSAALTQDGRLYMWGDNSEGQIGLGKESNALTPQEVSVGKRVSWMSCGYYHSAFVTVDGALFTFGEKDSGKLGLSTEKLANHKVPQQVTNIPDKVVQVSCGGGHTVALTEHEVYSFGLGQFGQLGHGTFIFESRLPRVVEHFRRGRVKHVECGENHSALITDSGLLYTFGDGRHGKLGLGEENFTNQFRPTLCTRFLDYHVHSVTCGGCHMLVLAKPRAERSEDLILEEDDITEDYFEKSCTELLGDTHIQTTLNRSLSARVRRRERERSPDQFGQMFRTLPALGGNQLNAASLSVPSQIHHSNSKQPGKIPHNSLKIPGKREKSLDDRSSVEDTESVKDLGETTDLLNLTHIIKMDPSDKTLTLSPMEKKKVKVVKEHGKEKGRHSDPASYSKRAELSARKALPTELLRSSSGSSVVGDSLGSGTPHKSPKRHGHDKENVLIALENRKPAYHQDGGSNTRLGMDLSRAGSKSYLPKHKEVMKSKDKVKKESTGKAQPNQEAEREKLAQKSKASTKPNQEGAGKAKPKDRPLEVRSQPQQVVGKEKEVKMKPIIVVEHHLEQTTHKDQDPTGKKISKEVLPKAQRVKGETNAAKTENKNLVPQSKKSDSKKDSKSGKTIQEISTTSQQSSCQEDVSTKKTKKSRADQSQLLEEDKLKNTKKGPTIVSEAASKSESASESEQIKENPLIKVTSFLQDVAMGSSACLLGESAVSQFLSQSTPRKMPKPLSKQRTLSDVSSLSESDEVSRQEETKEARRMAITINKEGGEESNEEEEEESKSVLNRKDESEEESESKALEKVENDDDSEVDNDTTIKASSEDEESEEEPEKSKSEATEDVDSEAEEEESDGIEDEEEETSEISRKSEEEIGEKQSEEEETVSKSEKSKEESDEENEESEEKDSEDEEENDVESDRAEEDEDSKKISEEEEEDSEKLESETEDEGDEDDEKTSAEDEEDSEKLESETEDEEGEDGEKSSEEEEDSEKQESETEDDDDEGKSESEAEEESEEVKEDEEEGESNEEEAMSQNDEEEEEETSEEESENEEEEEQESKEEEEQESEDEEEEEQESKHEEEEEQESEDEEEEEEQESKDEEKEEEESNGEEEDNEEAEEEESEEKEETEEAEDEEGEEEDKQEDKEESDEEEEEEQEEEEEKEKAKRKPEKASESIKQKSNVKTTKQPTKAKRARAQRHQSDDESQEPQQFWDDVLPQYLNLK, encoded by the exons ATGGCCGGAGAGACAGAAGATGAGATCCCTG aatcCGGGGCTGTCTTCACTTTTGGAAAAAGTAAATTCGCAGATAATGCCCCCAGTAAATTCTGGTTAAAAAATGATGTACCTTTGAGAATTTCCTGTGGAGATGAGCACACAGCACTGGTAACAG AAAATGGGAAGCTGTTTATGTTTGGCAGCAATAACTGGGGACAGCTGGGCCTCGGAACAAAAACCACTGTGAATAAACCCACTTGTGTGAAAG CTCTAAAATCAGAAAGTGTGAAGCTCGCAGCCTGTGGAAGAACTCACACACTTGTTTATACAT CTCGTGGTAACCTGTATGCCTCTGGAGGGAATAATGAAGGACAGCTTGGTCTTGGTGACTGCGATGACAGAGTCTCCTTCCACCTGGTGGACTTCTTCAGCAAACATGGGCCAATCAAAATGCTCGCTGCTGGTTCCAATACATCTGCTGCCCTGACGC AGGATGGCAGGCTCTATATGTGGGGCGATAACTCTGAGGGCCAGATTGGGTTAGGGAAGGAGAGTAACGCTCTTACTCCTCAGGAGGTTTCTGTGGGGAAACGAGTGTCCTGGATGTCCTGTGGATATTATCATTCTGCCTTTGTTACCG TGGATGGGGCCTTGTTCACATTTGGAGAAAAGGACAGTGGAAAGCTGGGCTTGTCCACAGAGAAGCTGGCCAATCATAAAGTACCTCAACAGGTGACCAACATCCCTGATAAGGTAGTACAGGTGTCCTGTGGAGGAGGGCACACGGTGGCGCTTACGG AGCACGAGGTGTATTCGTTTGGCCTGGGTCAGTTTGGACAGCTTGGTCACGGCACTTTCATATTTGAGTCTCGTTTACCCAGAGTGGTTGAGCATTTCAGGAGGGGCAGAGTTAAACATGTAGAGTGTGGAGAGAACCATTCAGCATTGATTACTG ACAGTGGCCTTTTGTACACCTTTGGTGATGGTAGGCATGGAAAACTGGGGCTTGGAGAAGAAAACTTTACCAACCAGTTTAGACCGACCCTGTGTACGAGATTCCTCGACTACCATGTACATTCT GTTACTTGTGGTGGATGTCACATGCTTGTTTTGGCAAAGCCCAGGGCTGAAAGGTCGGAGGATTTGATTTTGGAGGAAGATGACATCACAGAAGACTACTTTGAGAAGTCCTGTACTGAACTACTGGGGGACACGCACATTCAGACCACCCTAAACAGGAGTCTCTCGGCTCGGGTCAGACGCAGAGAACGG GAGCGTTCACCAGATCAGTTTGGACAGATGTTTCGAACACTCCCAGCTCTCGGTGGGAATCAGCTGAATGCAGCATCTCTATCTGTTCCCAGCCAGATCCATCACTCCAACAGTAAACAACCTGGAAAGATCCCTCACAACAGCCTCAAAA TTCctggaaagagagagaaatctcTCGATGACAGAAGCAGTGTGGAGGATACTGAAAGTGTAAAAGACCTTGGAGAAACCACTGACTTATTAAACCTG ACTCACATAATTAAGATGGACCCTAGCGATAAGACCCTCACATTGTCTCCTATGGAGAAG AAGAAGGTTAAGGTTGTGAAAGAGCACGGTAAGGAGAAGGGAAGGCATAGTGACCCTGCCTCTTATagtaagagggcggagctttcaGCTCGCAAAGCTCTTCCCACTGAGTTACTCAGAAGCTCAAGTGGTAGCTCAGTAGTCGGGGACAGTCTTGGGTCAGGGACGCCCCACAAGAGCCCTAAGAGACATGGTCATGATAAGGAAAATGTACTTATCGCTTTGGAGAACAGAAAGCCTGCATATCACCAAGATGGTGGAAGTAACACCAGATTGGGGATGGACTTAAGCAGAGCTGGATCCAAATCCTACCTGCCCAAACACAAAGAAGTGATGAAGTCAAAggataaagttaaaaaagaatCAACAGGAAAAGCCCAACCAAATCAAGAGGCTGAAAGGGAGAAGCTTGCTCAAAAATCAAAAGCAAGTACAAAACCAAACCAAGAGGGAGCAGGTAAAGCAAAACCTAAAGATCGTCCATTGGAAGTCAGAAGCCAGCCTCAACAAGTTGTGGGGAAAGAAAAGGAAGTAAAAATGAAACCCATAATTGTTGTTGAACATCATCTCGAACAGACCACTCACAAGGACCAAGACCCAACAGGTAAGAAGATCTCAAAAGAGGTTTTACCAAAAGCTCAGAGGGTGAAAGGTGAAACGAATGCTGCtaagacagaaaacaaaaatttgGTCCCACAGAGTAAAAAGTCAGATTCAAAAAAAGACTCAAAAAGTGGTAAGACAATACAAGAGATCTCCACTACTTCACAACAGTCCTCCTGCCAAGAAGATGTTTCTACAAAGAAGACAAAGAAATCAAGAGCAGACCAAAGCCAATTGCTAGAAGAGGACAAgttgaaaaacacaaaaaagggGCCTACCATTGTCTCTGAAGCTGCCTCCAAATCTGAATCGGCTTCAGAGTCTGAGCAAATTAAGGAAAATCCGCTCATCAAGGTTACATCTTTTCTCCAAGATGTGGCAATGGGAAGTTCTGCTTGTTTACTTGGAGAATCAGCAGTCAGTCAGTTCCTTTCCCAGTCCACACCGCGAAAGATGCCAAAACCTCTTTCAAAACAAAGAACTCTGTCTGATGTTTCGTCCCTGAGTGAGTCCGATGAAGTTTCAAGACAGGAGGAGACTAAAGAAGCCAGGAGGATGGCCATCACAATCAACAAGGAAGGAGGAGAGGAATCCaatgaggaggaagaggaggaaagCAAGAGTGTGTTGAACAGAAAGGATGAGAGTGAGGAGGAAAGTGAGAGCAAGGCCCTTGAAAAGGTAGAAAACGATGACGATTCTGAGGTTGACAACGATACAACGATCAAAGCTTCTAGTGAGGATGAGGAAAGTGAGGAAGAGCCGGAGAAAAGTAAAAGTGAGGCAACTGAGGATGTAGACAGTGAGGCTGAGGAAGAGGAGAGTGATGGAATAGAAGATGAGGAAGAAGAAACAAGTGAGATAAGTAGAAAAAGTGAAGAGGAGATTGGAGAAAAACAGAGCGAAGAGGAAGAGACAGTCAGCAAAAGTGAGAAGTCAAAGGAAGAATCAGATGAAGAGAATGAGGAGTCGGAGGAGAAAGATAGTGAGGATGAGGAAGAAAATGATGTGGAAAGTGACCGTGCAGAGGAAGATGAAGATAGTAAAAAGATTAgtgaagaagaggaggaagatTCAGAAAAACTGGAAAGTGAGACTGAAGATGAAGGGGATGAAGACGATGAAAAGACTAGTGCAGAAGATGAGGAAGATTCAGAAAAGCTGGAAAGTGAGACTGAAGATGAAGAGGGTGAAGATGGTGAAAAGAGTAGTGAAGAAGAGGAAGATTCAGAAAAGCAGGAAAGTGAGactgaagatgatgatgatgaagggaAGAGTGAGAGTGAAGCAGAGGAGGAGAGTGAGGAAGTTaaagaggatgaggaagagggCGAAAGCAATGAAGAGGAAGCAATGAGTCAGAAtgatgaggaagaggaagaagaaacgAGTGAAGAAGAGAGTGAAAATGAAGAGGAAGAAGAGCAGGAGagcaaagaagaagaagagcagGAGAGCGAAgatgaagaggaagaagagCAGGAGAGCAAACATGAAGAGGAAGAAGAGCAGGAGAGCGAagacgaagaagaagaagaagagcagGAGAGCAAAGATgaagagaaagaagaagaagaaagtaatGGTGAGGAGGAAGACAATGAAGAAGCAGAGGAGGAAGAGTCAGAAGAAAAAGAGGAGACTGAAGAAGCAGAGGATGAGGAGGGAGAAGAGGAGGACAAACAAGAAGATAAAGAGGAGAGTgatgaagaagaggaagaagaacaagaggaggaggaggaaaaggAAAAGGCCAAAAGAAAACCTGAAAAAGCCTCTGAATCCATCAAACAAAAGTCAAAtgtgaaaacaacaaaacagcCGACAAAAGCCAAACGGGCCCGAGCACAAAGACACCAGTCAGACGATGAGTCCCAGGAGCCTCAACAGTTTTGGGATGATGTTCTACCTCAATAcctcaatttaaaataa
- the rpgrb gene encoding retinitis pigmentosa GTPase regulator b isoform X2 — protein MAGETEDEIPESGAVFTFGKSKFADNAPSKFWLKNDVPLRISCGDEHTALVTENGKLFMFGSNNWGQLGLGTKTTVNKPTCVKALKSESVKLAACGRTHTLVYTSRGNLYASGGNNEGQLGLGDCDDRVSFHLVDFFSKHGPIKMLAAGSNTSAALTQDGRLYMWGDNSEGQIGLGKESNALTPQEVSVGKRVSWMSCGYYHSAFVTVDGALFTFGEKDSGKLGLSTEKLANHKVPQQVTNIPDKVVQVSCGGGHTVALTEHEVYSFGLGQFGQLGHGTFIFESRLPRVVEHFRRGRVKHVECGENHSALITDSGLLYTFGDGRHGKLGLGEENFTNQFRPTLCTRFLDYHVHSVTCGGCHMLVLAKPRAERSEDLILEEDDITEDYFEKSCTELLGDTHIQTTLNRSLSARVRRRERERSPDQFGQMFRTLPALGGNQLNAASLSVPSQIHHSNSKQPGKIPHNSLKIPGKREKSLDDRSSVEDTESVKDLGETTDLLNLTHIIKMDPSDKTLTLSPMEKLRTDEMNGEDEQEEYLDDEEEEDEEEEEEEEDDEEHSEEKEGEKCEEDEDILDEKRKETEKQKQSTTDPDIQKKQIIKEASVPDGLMKDSDPATLIKEETQSERNGVTEDKPKTLFGSRNRLSLFKRSPTKGNQAVSTTLGKPTADGPPQISETREPESPNSETHTGGPTTASNRSRSATCNLL, from the exons ATGGCCGGAGAGACAGAAGATGAGATCCCTG aatcCGGGGCTGTCTTCACTTTTGGAAAAAGTAAATTCGCAGATAATGCCCCCAGTAAATTCTGGTTAAAAAATGATGTACCTTTGAGAATTTCCTGTGGAGATGAGCACACAGCACTGGTAACAG AAAATGGGAAGCTGTTTATGTTTGGCAGCAATAACTGGGGACAGCTGGGCCTCGGAACAAAAACCACTGTGAATAAACCCACTTGTGTGAAAG CTCTAAAATCAGAAAGTGTGAAGCTCGCAGCCTGTGGAAGAACTCACACACTTGTTTATACAT CTCGTGGTAACCTGTATGCCTCTGGAGGGAATAATGAAGGACAGCTTGGTCTTGGTGACTGCGATGACAGAGTCTCCTTCCACCTGGTGGACTTCTTCAGCAAACATGGGCCAATCAAAATGCTCGCTGCTGGTTCCAATACATCTGCTGCCCTGACGC AGGATGGCAGGCTCTATATGTGGGGCGATAACTCTGAGGGCCAGATTGGGTTAGGGAAGGAGAGTAACGCTCTTACTCCTCAGGAGGTTTCTGTGGGGAAACGAGTGTCCTGGATGTCCTGTGGATATTATCATTCTGCCTTTGTTACCG TGGATGGGGCCTTGTTCACATTTGGAGAAAAGGACAGTGGAAAGCTGGGCTTGTCCACAGAGAAGCTGGCCAATCATAAAGTACCTCAACAGGTGACCAACATCCCTGATAAGGTAGTACAGGTGTCCTGTGGAGGAGGGCACACGGTGGCGCTTACGG AGCACGAGGTGTATTCGTTTGGCCTGGGTCAGTTTGGACAGCTTGGTCACGGCACTTTCATATTTGAGTCTCGTTTACCCAGAGTGGTTGAGCATTTCAGGAGGGGCAGAGTTAAACATGTAGAGTGTGGAGAGAACCATTCAGCATTGATTACTG ACAGTGGCCTTTTGTACACCTTTGGTGATGGTAGGCATGGAAAACTGGGGCTTGGAGAAGAAAACTTTACCAACCAGTTTAGACCGACCCTGTGTACGAGATTCCTCGACTACCATGTACATTCT GTTACTTGTGGTGGATGTCACATGCTTGTTTTGGCAAAGCCCAGGGCTGAAAGGTCGGAGGATTTGATTTTGGAGGAAGATGACATCACAGAAGACTACTTTGAGAAGTCCTGTACTGAACTACTGGGGGACACGCACATTCAGACCACCCTAAACAGGAGTCTCTCGGCTCGGGTCAGACGCAGAGAACGG GAGCGTTCACCAGATCAGTTTGGACAGATGTTTCGAACACTCCCAGCTCTCGGTGGGAATCAGCTGAATGCAGCATCTCTATCTGTTCCCAGCCAGATCCATCACTCCAACAGTAAACAACCTGGAAAGATCCCTCACAACAGCCTCAAAA TTCctggaaagagagagaaatctcTCGATGACAGAAGCAGTGTGGAGGATACTGAAAGTGTAAAAGACCTTGGAGAAACCACTGACTTATTAAACCTG ACTCACATAATTAAGATGGACCCTAGCGATAAGACCCTCACATTGTCTCCTATGGAGAAG CTCCGGACAGATGAGATGAATGGAGAAGATGAGCAGGAAGAATATTTagatgatgaagaagaagaagatgaggaggaggaagaagaagaagaggatgaTGAAGAACATTCAGAGGAAAAAGAAGGGGAAAAGTGTGAGGAGGATGAAGATATTCTAGACGAGAAGAGGAAAGAGACAGAGAAGCAGAAGCAAAGCACTACAGATCCAGACATTCAG AAAAAGCAGATTATAAAAGAAGCATCTGTCCCTGATGGACTGATGAAAG ATTCTGATCCTGCTACCCTTATAAAGGAGGAGACTCAGTCAGAGAGGAATGGAGTTACAGAAGACAAACCTAAAACTCTTTTTGGCTCTAGGAACAGG CTTTCCCTTTTCAAGAGATCCCCCACCAAAGGCAATCAAGCAGTAAGCACCACTTTAGGCAAACCAACAGCTGATGGTCCACCTCAGATCTCAGAGACTCGAGAGCCAGAGAGTCCTAACAGTGAAACACATACAGGAGGCCCGACCACAGCATCCAATCGATCACGTTCAGCCACTTGCAATCTGCTTTGA